Sequence from the Carassius auratus strain Wakin unplaced genomic scaffold, ASM336829v1 scaf_tig00016351, whole genome shotgun sequence genome:
AATTAATCCTTAAggttagtttttaattttatttatattatagtaatttGTGATATGTTGTcaattttattagcatttttaatatataaataattattaaaatattttaataaattaaaaaaataaataataaatttagttttacttatttaaGTACATGaagttaaagtaaataaaaatgaaatgtttcctTGATAACTGGCTAAAATaaagtacttatatatatatatacaattttataaatataaaaataataataaaatatattaatataatattatatatttttatttaatttacatatatttgatatttatagtagatgttattaaatacaatttttattaaacaattatattacattttaatatgttttattttattccaatgTTTATTCTATttcaaggaattttttttttcttctatagtTTTAGTTAGactttttttactataataaccctggtaaaGTTATTGGCGTATAAGGTCTTGCCCTTTTTTTGTGTGCAGCATACATCAGATGGTCTGTTAGGGTCAAAGGTCACAACTACACACTCTACTCAGGCCTATTCTATAAGGGACATCTCTCCCTCATACCTAAAATAAATTGCACTCACAATTgcatataaaaatactaaaattgctCTGAAGTCAGTCGATGGCCTGTCTGTCAGCAGTCCAGTACAGTAATGCAGTTTGAGTGTCTCCTGTGCTGGTGATGCTCTCTCACCAAACACGCCGGCCCTCTCAACGTTCCCTTCATCTTGTCAGCTCACACAGGCTGCCGGTGTTTTGATGCTGCTAGCAGTATGACGCCACAGCCAGTAAAATGCCAGAGGGAAAAATGCCCTTAAGGTGTAGTATCCGCACTCCTCCCTCCGTTCACTAGCTTAACGTCTATAAACAGACACTAAACGCTGGGTCTCTCTGTTTTGAACCAGACCTCACACGGACCTGCGCTCTGTCAGTTCTGCTGACACGCTTCACTGTGCTCAGCAAAAATACTCTTTTGAAGTAATTGCCTCATTTTGGTGTGAAGCTTCACATTCAGAAGGGATGTTTAGAAatgtcttgtttaaaaaaaacatggcgTGCATTATGTAACACATTTGTCAATCAAAACCAGGGATGTCAAAGTCAATGCATTTACGCATATGATTGATTAAATCAATTTCACACTATAACTAGTATTCTGCTGTATGATTTCTAATTTCCAGAGCTAATTGCAACTGAAGTGTACATGAACACACACCATTTTTAGCAGTAAATAGAAAGACCCTAAAATCCGAATTGTTGAACACAAGAAAGTCATTTCATCATGCACTGACTTCCATGTTTgcatttacagtgtattttaatgacatttgagaaagataaatagaaatataaacacaataacaCTTTGCGAAAGTGAGACAAAAGTTAATAATACCACATAGgccttttttagttttctttgaacACAATATCATTAACTAATTGgaaattaaacatgaattttgataaattaattaagCTCAAATTAAAACCTATTACTTGTTTCTGCACATCTGCACAGATATGGGTTACAAATCAACCCTCAGGTAGACAACCAtctttaatataatgcatttaaattttaaattcagTCAAATTGCATTGAAACATATGCATTACTGTGCACGAGTGCAGGGTATTTTTGGAATTTGGTTGCATGTAAatgtagttatttaaaaaataagacgTGGCATAGGGCCTGTGCCAGTTCTTACACAAAAGGTACAAAAGAGGTCACTGGGGTGgtatcttttcaaaaggtacacttttgtaccttttttttcatgGTGTATTTTAGTATCTTCAAGGTATACAGTattacctaaagtgtacatactgTATTAGTACCTATATGTTAAAGGTACTGGTCTAGTGACcgattttgtaccttttttctaaGTGCGTCTGACACAAATTTGGCTGAAATGATCTCTAGGACGGGTAGAACCATAGACACAATATGACTTATCATATCTCACCAGACGTCTGAGGTTCAGGTGAAAGTTTACACTCGCACCAGGATTCAATCTCGACATGAATTCAGACCAAAAGTGTACACCTGACCTATTAAAGAATAagagttattattatattagacaTCTCATTGTGTTGAATCGGTCATGAGATCACAGGTGCAAACCATACACACATGTGATAGTTATACGGCCCTTGGCATCCTAAACGATGCCTACAAACAGATTCGGGGAAATGCTTAAAGTAGCCATGTCAAGCGTGGAGGAGAAAGGGATAGGTGCAAGAGAAGACTCGGACTCGCCACAAAGGGTTTCAATAATGAGAGCAAGACAGATAGGACGGGAAGTGCACAAAGCAGCTGCGCCGGCGCAGGACGATCGCGGGCCCGCGCTTGCACAGGAACGGCAGCGTGTTTGAGACTGAGCCGAGCCGAGCACAGTGGCATTAATGTAGAGTGAGACTCAGGTAGCACCCTGCTGTcaatcattcatccatccacctGACTAATTGGCTTCTTACCCTCTCTCCACCCGGCTCCTGTGCTAACCGCTCGCCTCTggcaaaaatgcagatgagcgcTGGAGAAGGTGTCTGGCGGAGggagggagaggagaggagaggagggaaACTGCAGCTTTAGTTAATTATCTCTCTGAGTCAGTCTGTCCGACAGCAGCCCACACAGTGCACTTATGCTAAACAGCAAAGCATCCTGGGAATTGGAGTGACAGCTCATTTTCCTCCTGCAATTTTATATGAAAGGCGCACTAGAGACCTGCACCCctccttctatccatccatctatccatgtctccctcttctcctcctccatcCGTTCTTGTCTTTCTCTCCTCGCACTCTTTCTGGGTGGCGAGGACTCATGGGATGTTGGTGTGGTAGCTGTCAGTGACACTGTGTATGCCTTCTCTCTCccgctcgctctttctctctctccgcgCTGACAGGGGCTTGTTGACAAACGCCAGCAGTCATCTCGGCACCCTGGGAAATCTCTGCTACCATTTTGTCAGCAGAATGACAGAAGCTGTTAATGTCTCAAATTCTCCCCGTGACAGAGAGCCATCTTGTTGACAGTGTTTGACATTCGGCGCTCACTTCATGTCgtccattttaatttattatattttttttcacaccaGATCCAACTCccccttttcactctctctctctctctctctctctcacacatggtTCCTCAGTGGAAAAATTAACAGTTACTCGATTTGTCTGAATGTAGCTGTGGAGCTGCTAATGATTTTTGTCCGGTAATGAGAATTGTGTCAGCACcctgttaaaaacaaaataaatccttCGCTCTGTATGAATCCACTGGCATATCTCCTGCCAGCTGCGATCGATGCTATTTACAAATTAGAGTCggggaaaaaaaatagtttattccCTCTCTAGGGTGTTTAAGGCAAACGTGCGAAAGATAGGAGACAAAACGAAACAATGCACAAAACACTGCGGTATGTCAAACATATAAACCGTACAGGACTACTTCTGGATAAAATGCACATTGACTGCAAATAAATCTGCTCGAGACGCATTACATCACAGACTTTGAAAACTggtataaacaatattaatattataataggaCTGTAAATAGGAAATTAGGAAGTTAATCAGCATTCAGGTTGAGCCTAGCGATGTTCCTGTGGCTCGGTGTAAGAGCATTGCactagcagtgcaaaaggttgtgggttcaattcccatgaAACACACATacgggtaaaaaataaataaatgtacagcctaaatgcactgtaagtcgctttggaaaaaatgTGTCTGATAAATGCATAAGTGTAAGTGATGCTCATAGGTGAAAACTGAACAGTCAAACTGAATCTGTGGaaatttgttacattttcagTGCAGATTTGAAAAGAAAATCAAACTCCAAACGTTGTTTCTAAAACAAATGAGCAAAttagtaaaaaaactaaaaataataattattgcctaattataataaatatgttgtCAATAAGGAGCTGATCTTTTACTAATATTATGGGAAGATACAAATAAACCAAGTGAGCGAGATGAGTGTGAAAGTGCTGATCTTGGATTCCTATCCtcatttatgtttaataaaaaactgATTAGATCTGAGTTCACACTAACTGATCTTGACCCACTCATTAAAGACTtataaaatagatatataaagatatataaaatTGACACACTGTAGCTaggctgtaaatgtgtgtgtgtgatatatatatatatatatatatacatatatatatatatatatatatatatatatatatatatatatatatatgcatgtatgtatgtatgtatgtatgtatgtatatgacacacacacatttacagcctAGCTacagtgtatatacatatatagtctgtaaaattactgttttatacTGTCATGTATCTTGGTGTTTGTTTACATCGCATTCGACTCCAAGTCACTTGATATAAAACAATGGTACTTTTTGTTTAAGCCCtccaaaaaacaaatgcaaacaaaatattGAGAAAGTGATTCGTAAAACTACAGAATCAACATCTGAGCTTAACAATTTTCTTTATATTCTCTGCCAGTTTACTAACGGAAATTCCCCCCCAAACCAGGTTCAGAATACAGATTTATCCTATATAAACAATTACCTTCGGTTCCCAAGAGCCTGAGCGGGAggctttttaaatgttataatgtttTCTTCACAGCCGGTGTTTGTTATTATGGCCTCACAGCTGCATCCGGTAACCGTGCGCGTTAAACTCGGGGAGGCGCGCGGGGGCCGCACGCGCTCGTCTGCAGGTGCGAGCGCGAGCAGAGGGACGAGATTAAAGTGTCTCCCTCCACctgactttctctctctctctctctctctctttctcctccatcTCTCCGTTTGACGGGGTGAGGAGCGTGAGGTAGATTTGTACCGACAGCACCGCGCGCATTCTCCAGTCAAACGGCATAAAAGGCGCGCTTCTGATCAAAGCGTGCGCTGCGGCGCCCGTCTCGCGGGTTCACGACGTTtgaaagttaaaacaaaaaaaccGACACGCAACCGCTATTTACATTTTACTCAGTTTTTTGCATTTggataaaaacctttttttttctctctctctccacctctctGAAGCGCTCCAAAAAACTTTTCTGCACAAATAACGACATTAATACGCAAATATAGAAGTAGGCTTGAGGCGTGACGCTTGTTTGGAATAATATTGGAATTAATtcgtttaaaaataatttaatgatgcCGACGTTTTACGGAATGTGAGATGATGGCAAACGAGCAATTTGAGGGAAACAACTTGCGTCGGGATTATTTGTAGCTCATCTTCTGAGGAGTTGAAACGCTCCTATTGGGATTCGCGGCGGAGCAGGATCATCCTCTGGTGCTTATGAATACAATTATTACACTCCGTAAACAGCGCTCCGCTTATGAATGTGCGTAAAACTTGCGCTGCACGTGACGTAATGCTGCGCTAATATGAGGCAATCCTTTTATAATGCTTAAGATTGAGGGCCACGTTATTATCTCTTGTTTCATTACAATaacattactaataaaaaaaaatactatgtattattttatattcatatagaaaaagTGCCTCAAAAAGAGAACTAAAATACAGTGATGTTTAGCACTATAGTAAGTTCATATATGTAAATAGCTATATTACAAgggtataataaaaataaaaaagtactaaaaaaGAATTTAGGGTAAAGGGTGTGTACCAAAGTTTGTCCCGAAAAatgtgaaggaaaaaaaagattttcttttttaataaactgaacaTTAATTATTTCCAAGAAACGAAAGAAAAACAATAAGTCTTATGTGTCagcctgaaagctgaataaataagctttccattgatttatggtttataAGGATCTGACAaaatttggcagagatacaactatttataaaTCTGGAATCAGAGGGTGCATAATATTacttaatcaaaaattacgttttaatatatttacagtaggaaatttacaaaatattttcatggtacatgatctttacttaatatcctaattaattttgacccttacaatgttttttttttttttggctctaagctaaaaatataccccagagacttaaactGGTttggtggtccagggtcacatatgacaaAATGCATTTCATAAACTTTAGAAAAATGTTAGCATAACTGgcgatttcaaataatgtttatttgtacaAACCACTAGAAAACTGAGAAATGGATCACAGAGTTCTCCAGAGGTTCTCCTGCTTGAATCTGAGGCTCATGTATGTGTAAGTGCATTACCTTTGTCTTTATGGTTGATACAGAATCAATCAATCTTACAATCCTATCCTTAAAAACTAAACAACAGCTAATACTGCTGTACAACAAAAAAACCAGTGAGAGCAGATACAGTCGTTAAACTTCATAGATAAAATGAAGCATTATCTGGAGATTATAGAATGCTTAGAATTAGGAAGAAAAGATCTAGAACTATAGATTTCAGAATCAAATGTGAATTATACCCTTCTGTAATGTGGAAGAATATAACTGGCCTGTTTTAACTGCTATATTTAgaagacaaaatatatttaacttatcTACTTATCACTTTTTCAAGTAAAGCTACGTCAACGTTTACATCCATGTCTCAAGCCTCATTTCAAATCAAGAACCTCCAGATAATGAATAGATCATGAACATATCAAGGCAATACGGCACGTTATTTACAGAGTCCATGTGTTACAGTCTGTGGAAGTTTGATGGTTACTGGGGATAAGCTTCGATCACCATAGCATGACCCTGCAACACACATACAAGAGAGTGTTATGAGGATATTTCCAAGTGTGCAAATGCTTTGTTGGTTACATAGTGTCACACACCTGTCCTCCAGCGGCACATGCAGCCACCAAGCCGTACTGACCACCCTCCTTCTGCAGTCTGTGGGCGACGGTGGTCGCCAGTCTACAGCCGGTGGCCGCAAACGGATGTCCAAGAGACAGAGAACCTCCCCATGAGTTAAACTTCTCCATCGGAGGAGCACCAACCTGAGAAAACAGAAACAATGAGCATTCATTAACATCGATAGCATCAACATTACTGTGGCTCATCAAAAGAGAGAAGATTTTCAACCCATTATTTAAAAGCTTTAcatcttggtttttttttttattctgctaatttccaaaaatattaccaAATTTTATAAAGCAGAGTTTAGTAAACTCATCAAAATAACAAGAGCaacaaatgcttttcaaaataattagATTAAATTCAAAAGCCAAATAAACACttttcaatttaaaagtattcaaaatgtttaatgtaacttACAATCTGCAAAGAAgaggaaaatatattaaaatactcaATTTAATGTCAAGTAACTTCACAAACacgtttataaataaataaaaatttgttcaCAAAATATGCAATTTTCTGTTGCTGTTTTGATGTAGTAAAACACCCACAGCATTCTCTTCAGTCCCTGCCCATAATTATAACCTTAAAAATCAGGATAAGCACAAAATAATGTCTTTAGAATCATTCATACAGATTCGGAGGAAGACAGGAATCATGTGTTTGTGGCAGTTTTTCTGGTGATTATTAATACAAGACGTCTTCACTTTACAAATGATTGTCGAAGGCAAAGATGCTatgaaatgcatcatattttatgCAAAAGTGTTACATGTTCCAGCAAAACAGACCCTATGTTTTTGAAAATTAGAACTCCAAAATTAGAAACAAGTGttggatttcattcagcaaataagttttttttttttttttttttgagtcaacTTCAGCAACAATAAATCAATGCATTATAAACGGTGAGCTTTGCATGGCAAATGCAActcatattttcttaaaaaaaaataaacctagtTTTTGTAATTATGCTTTGTTTAGTTGACGATTTCTTACATCCAGTACATTTATTCTCGCTCAAATCCCCTTGGAGTATCCTGAGGTTTAGcatcttgctcaagggcactatAGAGAATCATGAATAAAGCCCTCCTGGGTTTCACCCCCTCTAGTGTAAACATGCACCTACCTTAGTTTTTCTGCCCATATATGTTTGGGCGAACCAGTCAGATTCCATTGCCTTCAGGTTTGCCATGATCTGaccctgtaaaaaaataaataaagcagacaACTAAAGTCTTTGCACACACAATCACTACTAAATGTAGTAAGTGTTCTTGCATTGGATTTCTAACACAGTATCAGTAGAAATCTGGAAGGGGATGCTTACAGCAAAAGCCTCATGGAACTCAAACACATCGATGTCGTTCATGGTCAGACCGCTCTTCTCCAGGACCTTTGGTGTGGCGTAGGTCGGCCTGTGAGAGAAAACAAACCAAcacatgagtgtgtgtgacatGAGAGAGACCGACACTTTCTACTGTCGgtagaaatgatttctgaagcatcacgtgacactgaagactggagtattgatgctgaaaattcagctgcgcatcacaggaataaatgacattttactatatattccattaaaaaaagagattttaagttgcaataattttttatttttacagtgaaattttaccaacctcaaacttttaaacagcagtgtgTAAAAAGCTGATTAATGTATGCAAGCAATTCACCGAATAAATCACTCCATCTTTTAACATGGTGTTTAAGAACCAGAGTAGAATTAAAAGTATAACATTGTCATTATTGGTGCAATATACTCATTTAACTGATTATTAGCCCATCTCTATTAAGAATCTCTATCTTTATATCAAAGGAGATAAGGAAGATGTAGCATATAAAAAAGAGAACAGAACATGTTTCAAACCGAAATCTAAAACAAAGAGTCATTTTGTTGCAGCCTCTATGTATGTCATTCAGAAACTCACACGCCACAACACAACCAAACCACAGCAATAACAAAACCTCACAGGCcttcaagagaaagagagaggagaggaaagaaaagaagaaaagaggcAGGAACTCACCCGAGAAGCAGCTGGTCTTTTGGGTCTTGAGACACGTACACAAAATCTCTGAAGGTAAAAACACACAGACGTAATATCAACATCAGCATCAGCAGCATGAGGCGCTGTGTGCTGAAGAAATGATGTCTGTCTGCTGTAATGAGACACTATAAACACATGACACCTACAGCCGCAGGAAACTGAGCAAAATGGAAAGACTTCACCatcatttcaaaatattcaaCAATTGCATTTACCTAAAAGTAAATTGCACCTTTATTATTCAATGTTAAAACACTTTATCCTATAACAGTTTCAACAAGTTGATTTCCCTTGAAAGAATAAACACTAAAACTTACACACGTTTCTGAACAAATATTTGGTTTTCAGATTTTTTGCAGTTTAAACTCATTAAATACACTTGATTCATGGGTAAATTTTGACGGATCAGCTAAATTGTTCAGGAAAACACAGATGATGTTGTCAGTGAGATGCGCCTTCTGGTAGTTTTTTTAATGTGaggcattatttttgttttgtacctGAGATACGCTTTAGGCTTGTAACCCATAGCAAGAGCTTTCTCCTCTGACATGATCAAAACTGCAGACGCTCCGTCAGTCTGagtgaacaacacacacacacacacaaagggaaAGAGCTCATGATAAATCTGACAGATATCCCTTTGATTAAAGGGCTGGTAAAAGCAAGTTAGATTAAACCAGAAACTGAGATGAACTGACCAGGAAGGAGGAGTTTGCGGCCGTCACTGTGCCGTGAGGCTTGATGAAGGCAGGTTTCAGTTTGGCCATCTGTTCCATGGTGGAAGGACGGATCCCATTGTCTTTAGACACAATATCCTTCCCTGTGACAAACACATCATCACAACATTTAAACAACCATCTGAACTGCTTCTGAACTTTGCTGCTTCTGATACTGTTGTTTGGTCCAAACAGACTTAGGTGTGAAAGCATCATCAGAAGTGttaataaaaatctgttttctgTTCAATTAATTTGCTTACAGTACTTTCATAAATTTCCTGCAAgcagaattaataaaaataactaacaaGTATGGAAACTTGTTTCCACCACGGGATAAAAAGCAAAAAAGGTCATTTTACAGCTCACAATTATTTTCCCCGCTCACCatttcaagtttatatctcacaattttgccagtttttttcagtcagaaaagtcagaattgcaagatacaaACTCAAACATAAACTTACCATTCTGATAAGAAAGGTCccagtaatttaatattttatgaaaacagaATTATGCATTGTAAACTCAAAACTGCGAGAAGAAAATTCTaccttttttctgaaaaaaaatctgaatggtaaTATAAgtcacaattacacacacacacacacacacacacatatatatatatagtttttttcctctttccggggcagaaaaaaaattcacaattctgagtttattctTCCCTTTTCCCTCAAACCTGCATTTCTCAGTCAGAAAAGTcggaatataaataaatataaactttaaactatttatgttatatataaaaaaaaaatcacaattatgaaaaataaaataaatgaatttcaaGAAAAACTAATTACAGAtttgagataaaaagtccaaaatgatataaaaataaagataaagaaaaaaatggtcAGAACTGGCTGAAATGTTGTGGCAAGTATAGTTGTGTTAATTGCTCACCTGGCACTTTAaagctgatgacatcactgagcAGCCCGCTGTCTTGAGCTTTCTTTGCGAGGGTGTGAGATCGCAGAGCAAATTCATCCTGCTCTAAACGTGACACACCGAATGCAGCCGCCAGACGGTCCGCCGAGTGACCCATTGTCTCGGCTGTGGAGAACTCGGCCACAGCCGGCAGCTAAACACACGTGAAGAGAGAGACATGTAAGAGCTTTAAATGAAGTGAACCCAACAATACCATACAGACTGTATTCAGACAGACGAAAACACTGAGATATAGCTGTTCTAGTGATATATGGCATtttataaatcagattttttgaaAAGGGTATAATATCTGATCAGACATTTGTCTTGATGGCATCACTAAGAATGGGTTGAGAATTACAAAAAATCAGTAATGTGTCCTGAGGCGATTCGAAgatttttttcaactggggggcagcAGCTAATATAGAGGGGACAATCTTATGTATGCATTTAGTCAAACTATATTTAAAGGTCCTAATCTACCTATTAACAAtccattaactacgacttttgtctcaaaaaaattataatatgatgCTTATTAATTAAGTAAGGTAAGTGTTAAGT
This genomic interval carries:
- the LOC113075079 gene encoding trifunctional enzyme subunit beta, mitochondrial-like, which translates into the protein MTSMLLTSLRSSPLTSLQAAQFAARSLSTSVHLRAQAKSKKTLAKPGVKNIVLVDGVRTPFLLSGTIYADLMPHDLARAALQGLLNRTGLPKDAVDYIVYGTVIQEVKTSNVAREAALGAGFSDKTPAHTVTMACISSNQAMTTAVGLIAAGQCDAVVAGGVEFMSDVPIRHSRRMRKTMLSLNKAKTLGARLSLLGSIRLAHLAPELPAVAEFSTAETMGHSADRLAAAFGVSRLEQDEFALRSHTLAKKAQDSGLLSDVISFKVPGKDIVSKDNGIRPSTMEQMAKLKPAFIKPHGTVTAANSSFLTDGASAVLIMSEEKALAMGYKPKAYLRDFVYVSQDPKDQLLLGPTYATPKVLEKSGLTMNDIDVFEFHEAFAGQIMANLKAMESDWFAQTYMGRKTKVGAPPMEKFNSWGGSLSLGHPFAATGCRLATTVAHRLQKEGGQYGLVAACAAGGQGHAMVIEAYPQ